In the genome of Raphanus sativus cultivar WK10039 chromosome 4, ASM80110v3, whole genome shotgun sequence, one region contains:
- the LOC130494620 gene encoding putative receptor-like protein kinase At5g39000: MIFNVLFGLSILVSATLRGEGATAAYVPTDVFLINCGATSDTKDLSGRTWTTEHGNLVPWNLNDMSFAATASFQDFGVPLVPFMEARIFRSEFTYTFKVSPGWKFLRLYFYPTIYGSDFNADNSFFSVTVDGLTLLKNFSADLTVMTLKPESKYIIKEFIVTAFRTLRLTLTPSTDSLAFVNGVEIVSIPDRFYTKGGFDDKITNVGSNIDFEVDDEIVLETVYRLNVGGQMVSVVNDTGIFRQWFSDDDFLLGVNSGMKPEVPGVELNYTEKTPAYVAPDDVYKTYRTMGNVNNPRLNLIFNLTWLFPVDAGFNYLVRLHFCETLREVNGPVQRVFTIFIRNQIAMLEMDVIGMSGGSRIPIYLDFSVYVGSESGPRPDLRLELHPYTEVTPKYYDAILVDISLSEA, from the coding sequence ATGATCTTCAACGTTTTGTTCGGTTTATCTATTCTCGTCTCCGCCACCCTCCGAGGAGAAGGAGCAACGGCGGCGTATGTTCCAACCGATGTCTTTCTCATCAACTGTGGTGCTACCTCTGATACCAAAGACCTCAGCGGCCGAACTTGGACGACAGAGCACGGGAATCTTGTGCCATGGAACTTAAACGACATGTCGTTTGCTGCAACTGCTTCATTCCAAGACTTTGGGGTTCCTCTGGTTCCTTTCATGGAAGCTCGGATTTTCCGATCTGAGTTCACTTACACATTCAAAGTCTCTCCAGGCTGGAAATTCCTCCGGTTATACTTCTATCCGACCATTTACGGATCCGACTTCAATGCCGACAATTCTTTCTTCTCTGTCACTGTCGACGGTTTAACTCTCTTGAAGAACTTTAGCGCCGATTTAACGGTAATGACTCTCAAACCGGAATCGAAATATATTATCAAAGAGTTTATCGTTACCGCTTTCAGAACTCTCAGGCTCACGCTCACGCCCTCTACTGATTCGTTAGCCTTCGTTAACGGCGTGGAGATTGTCTCCATTCCTGATCGTTTTTACACAAAGGGTGGGTTTGATGACAAAATAACAAACGTGGGTTCCAACATTGACTTCGAAGTAGATGACGAGATAGTATTGGAGACCGTTTACCGCTTGAACGTAGGAGGACAGATGGTTTCTGTAGTCAACGACACAGGAATATTCCGACAATGGTTTTCTGATGATGATTTCCTTCTCGGTGTTAATTCAGGAATGAAACCAGAGGTACCAGGTGTGGAGCTGAACTACACAGAGAAGACTCCCGCTTACGTTGCCCCGGATGATGTGTACAAGACGTATCGAACAATGGGGAACGTCAACAACCCTAGACTCAACCTGATTTTCAACTTGACGTGGCTCTTTCCAGTTGACGCCGGGTTTAACTACCTCGTCAGACTTCATTTCTGTGAGACTCTACGGGAAGTTAATGGACCGGTCCAACGTGTCTTCACCATCTTCATCAGGAATCAGATTGCAATGCTTGAGATGGATGTGATTGGCATGAGCGGTGGTTCTCGAATTCCGATTTATTTGGATTTCAGTGTATACGTGGGTTCTGAAAGTGGTCCGAGACCTGATCTACGACTTGAATTGCATCCTTACACAGAAGTGACTCCAAAGTATTACGATGCTATTCTTGTTGACATAAGCTTGAGTGAAGCGTGA